One Citrus sinensis cultivar Valencia sweet orange chromosome 5, DVS_A1.0, whole genome shotgun sequence genomic window, TCCATTTTGAAGCTACGGAAAGTGCCTGAGGATCTATGCATGTATTCTGCAGTGGTGTGGCTCTTCAATCCATTTACCTTCACCATTGGGACCCGGGGGAACTGTGAACCCATTGTTTGTGCCATGATTTTGTGGATCATTATCTGCCTTTTGAAGGGTACATTTCTACTTCCATTTTgactttttcaaataaataaagctgCTATTATTTCTTTATGTGTTGAAACTATTGTGAACATAGGTAAATCTTTCGATATTTTACTTCCAAGTTTTTAGATTTTCAATTAGTCTGTTGTTTATCTTAACCAAATGTGGCAAATTGAGATTGTTCTTGGTCATGAAATGATGCATGGCTTTCCTAGGCATCAATTGATGTGGTCTGGTATAGGTGGTGAGTTTTGGGTTGATGGCGTTTGTGAGCAGTCAGCCAGTTAGGCAGCAGGTAGAAGTTGGTAACATAGACTTCCACAGAGAGTATAAAATCCATTTTTGAATGGCTAAAGTAGATTTTACACCAAAATGGTGTATTTGATTGAGAGGCTACTTAATTTTAGATATGagtatttatataaatttgggAAGTTAGAGGGTGGATTACATGGAGGAATCAGTCTCTTTGATTTCGTTTCCTCTTATTCGTTACGATGCATGTATTATGGTTTGTTTTCCACAAAGAGCTTGACTATTGTGTAATTGTAAGATCCAAAATCATTGACATTGAACAAACTAATGCCTTGTTTCTTGTTCACAGGTAATGTGTTACAAGCTGCATTTTGGTATGGACTTGTTGTCCATTTCAGAATTTATCCGATAATTTATGTGCTTCCTATTATCCTGATACTTGATCCACTTTTCTTCCGATCTGGTTTGAAGCCCAGACTCCAGAATTGGAGCTCTAGACAAGACAAGACTCTTCGAAGTAGTAATAAAGTAACTGATCAGTATGACCTATGGAAAGCACTAAAAACtgtattttcaaaagaaagagTAATGTTTGGGCTGGTGTCAGGAGCTGTTTTCCTTTCATGTACTGGTCTTTTTTTCTACTTGTATGGATGGGAGTTCTTACATGAGGCACTACTATATCATCTTACTCGTACAGATCCAAGacataatttttctatatatttttatcacaTCTATCTCCATTATGAACATGAGTTCTTGATGGTGGAAAAGCTCATCTCTTTTTTGCCTCAATTTATAGTACAGCTGGTTCTCATTTTCCGCTTCGCTCAAGATCTACCATTTTGCCTCTTTATGCAGACGGTGGCGTTTGTGGCATTCAACAAGGTTCGTTCATCAGAAAATGCACTTCTCTGGTATTAAGATACCTGCTTTGCCCATTAGAATATTAGAAACAGAAGCACACAGGTGATTGCTTCGTAGATTTGTGAGCATCACTCTACAATCCACAGCAACCAACCTACTTTTGACAGTTGAAGAACCTTCTCATAACAAAATCTCTCTGATTTTCACTATGGTGCTGGATTTGTTTCTTTTACAGGTTGTCACGGCACAGTATTTTGTGTGGTTCTTTTGCTTGTTGCCCCTGATACTGCCATGGAGCAATATGAAGCTCAAGTGGGAAGGCTTAAGTTGCATTCTTGTATGGATAGGTGCTCAGCTTCACTGGTTGATGTGGGGATATTTGCTGgaatttaagggtaaaaaTGTCTTCTTACAACTCTGGCTCGCAGGCTTACTGTTTCTGGCTGCTAACACATTTGTCCTCATCATGATTACCTGTCGCCATACATACTCTCCGGTCTTTCAACGGTTAGAACACCCAACTTTGAAGAATGCTGAGAAAAACAACTAGTTGAACTAGTTCTTTGTACTTAACTTCGTTCAGGTTCCGAATTTTGGCCGgattcattttcaacatttacCGGTAATCTTCACCCAAATTTTGAAGGATAGATGCcccaaaattttgtatagAATTGAGGCAATTCAAAGAAGCAGCGGTTCCGTGTTTTAGCTTCTGGTGTCATTCCATGACTGTATGTCAGTCTGTATGTCTAGAGTGTTGTATACTTCAGTGCTGATTGCATAAGTTTGGAGGCATTTCATACAAGGAATGGTGATGTTATTGAATAGAATGGAAGAAATTGTGTTCTCTTAAATTCCTGTTGTGAACTTCACaccaatattttaaattaattaaggttTAAATAGCTAAAGTCTGTCCAGTTTTTTGTGCTAGCTCTGTGTTTTCTATACAAAGCTAAGAAAAATTGTTAATACAAAGCATTTGAAACCGTGGAATTaagaggtttttttttatacatttaggGTGTGTTTGTCACTCGTCATAACATAATGCTATGCAGTTCCATACTTGGTTGCAGCAATTGCTGAATTAAGGTGCATTATAATGTGCTATTAGGCTATTAGCTAAATCTGATATGAGTGCGGCAATTTGCTGcattagtcttttttttttttaattaattaattaattaatttattattataataaatgaaaatagatttgtaatatatataatgttaatttttatttttcttttatttttgcattataattattaatataaattagaaattaataatttatttttaataacattatattgtatttttattttaattatattataaatataacaaataatgtattatttaattatataataaaaattaatatataaaaattgattattatttaataaataaatataactatagtatatacttaaataataaataaatttaatttaattatattagaataattaatattataaaattagttatttttaaataatctaatataaccaataataaatatttaaatattaataaatttaaatattgttaatttaatattaatagtaatataaaatattattacatgtATTACATCACATATTGCACCAaacatgatattttattatagctTAATACACCTTAATGCAATACACCATAATACAAAACAACTAAtgcaataatataattttactttcagAAAAAGTCCCATTTGCAAAGacaaaattcttataaatttgtattttgacCCTCTCATGTCTAAAATATGTTAAATAGTAATGTTCATTgtatttataagataaagatGTTAAAAAACATGATATGGTTTATTTcgctaaaaataatttgcaagatactaaaagacaaatttttttaaaaaaaattgcacaTGTTCTGTAattattgggaaaaaaatctaataaaaattatactaaaacAAGTTTTCAGATACAGTTCGTTTGGtactttcattttcaaattttagttttaaagcAAACTACGAaatacattttcattttcattttcaaaaacgGTATTTGAAAATTACGTTATCAAATTATGATGTCACGTTATGATTTGATAAGTGAGCGCATATCACTATCATTCATACGCCCACACAATGACAAAGTGTATATTAACCTTTTCTAATATGAACTCAAACTCGAACTCAAACTTGAATTTCAAAGAAACTTGAAATTCAATCGCCCATCAACTGACCGCCTCATGCTCCCAAGTCACAGCAGCTGCTTCCGTTAGCCAcctgaaaattgaaaaccaCCCAACCAGGTGCAAAATCGCCCGTTAATATAGattgcaaattttttattttttaatctggTTTTAGTAACAGTCCTCCTCAGGTTAATTTTACTTTCACTTACccgattatttaattttaattcaatttaataggATTGATTGTGGGGTTTAATTGAAATGCTGCTAGTTATGAAAGAGTTGAAAGCGGTAATCCATTTTGTATGCTCAGTGGAGTTCTGGAGAATGGCATTGCTCTGGCCTGTTTCCCTTCTGACGTCACACTTCCAATTGTTATTTCAAAATCTGTTTCCTCGGAAATCTAATCCGTATAAACGCTGTGTTCCTCCAATTACTGGAATTAAGAGGCCTGTTTGTATTGTTACGGGTGTAAGCCATCTTCATTTTTCCGTGTGTGTGTAAATTTATGTATGTACTAGTTCTTCCTAACCCGCATATTTTTATGTAACTTTATACTGCAGGCTACATCTGGCCTGGGTGCAGCTGCGGCTTATGCTCTTTCGAGGGAAGGTTTTCACGTTGTTCTCGGTACTATCCCTTTAATGAATGGCCTGATTGGTTGTTCTTTAGTCAGAATTGCATAAAATGTTTCTTCCATTGTAGAGCAAagaaattttcctttcatgttacaagttttttatttgctgAAATTTTCTATCATGTCTGCAGTCGGGCGTTCGTCCCATTTATTATCAGAGGTACTTCTAAAGGAATATGTTTATCCTTCTTATACTTGTTTCCCTAATATGCACGTCTGATTGTGCTTGTTGCTGTTGGCTGTATAACAGACTATGGCAGACATAACTAGTCGGAATAAAGATGCCTGTCTTGAAGCTTTTCAGGTCGACCTGTCTTCATTCCAGTCAGTCTTGAAGTTCAAAGACTCACTTCAACAGTGGCTTTTGGATTCGGATATGCATTTGTCTATCCAACTCTTGATTAACAATGCTGGGATATTGGCAACATCGTCTCGACTTACACCTGAAGGCTATGATCAGTAATTATCTtgataattttctattaattgGAAGCTGAACTTCATTACTGGAAATAGCAGTCCATGTTCATATTATCCTGTGCAAATTTTAGCATTCACACTTGCCATGTGGTGCCAACTACCAAGTTCTACAAGTTCCAGCATgctgatttttcttttgacaaCATAGATTTATACATAAGATTTTTATGCGAGTTTCTGTGACTTATGTTACTTGTAATACTAGTGCCGCAAAAGCCAACATTAGGCAGCTCAATATCTCTTTATAGTCATGCAATTTAAATCCTCCAAAAGTGCATCGGGCTCTTGTGCTGTGTTTTTCCATCCTCACTGCTTATTTTTCTGTTATGTGTATGGTATGCTTCTTTGGTCTCTTGCATGTTGCATTAGGTGGCGTCAGTTTTATTCTGAAATGAAATATATTGTATCCTTGTGGTGGTTGGTAGCACTGGCACATCTGGATTCCTACTCCAAGATTTGTGATCCATTTTTTCGTCATTTCCCAGGATGATGAGTACAAACTACATTGGTGCTTTCTTTCTGACTAAACTTCTATTACCGCTTCTCAAGAACAGCCCTGTTCCTTCTAGGATAGTGAATGTTACATCCTTCACTCATCGAAACGGTGAGTGCTACCAATCTTTTGTACATGAGGCATTTGTTCTTTAAACAGAGTGGTTCAACGTTTGATCTTTTTCTCCATAAAATCTTCATTGGAGTAGGATTTATATGCCTGTGCCTGATTTTCATGTAAAAGTTGAAagttttttaatcatttaatcCTTCTGGATGGAGCTTGACTTGCATCTCAATTGTTAAGCAGGGAAATTAAATGGGTAAAAAGTTCCACAATGAGAAGCCTTGCATTACCATCCATTATtacattttctattttgaaccatattttttcttttagttgaATGCCATTGCATTAACTCTTTTTTACTTTAGTGTTTAATGCACAGGTCAACAATGAGACCATCACTGGGAAGTTCTTCCTGAGATCAAAATGTTATCCATGTGCTCGTATCTATGAGTATTCCAAATGTAATTAATGCctcataaaattttcatatttttctcttatctcGGTTCTAACGATCTTATCATTTTGTGTTGTAACAgtatatttacttattttctcATATGAGCTTCACCGAAATCTTGGTTTGGATAAATCTCGTCATGTATCAGTCATGTATGTGTTTGCATCTTTTTTTACCCGTCATAATAACATCATGTTTGAAGTGGAAGCTACCTATAGGCATGTCAAACATCCTCACACATTTGgcatcatttttatatttatgcaaAACTTTATTCCCTTGTTTTATCCTAAGGGAAGTAGGTTCGTTAAATGATCGTCTCTGCTTGACTTGAtagttttgtttttggttttattcAACACTGCAGAGCTGCAGATCCTGGTGTAGTAAAAACGAACATCATGCGAGAAGTTCcttcatttctctctcttatgGCATTCACTGTATTGAAGCTTCTGGGCCTTTTGCAGTCACCTGAAAAGGGGATCAATTCTGTTCTCGATGCTGCTCTTGCCCCTCCAGTAATTTTTCCTTgcttaaattttcatttgtgcATATAACTAATCTGGTCCATTGTACTTGCTTTTTTCTATAATAACTCTGCTACCCACACTTTCTGTGAAATTGATGGTATGTGAACTGTGTAAAGCATAATATTtctctttatcatttttaaaattctattcCCTTCAAATAAATCTGTCGTCACAGAGGATTGAACAAGCTGtcttagaaattaaatatttagaagtCTAagctatttattaatttgaatgTGTTGGTTCTGAGATAACCAATTGTTTGTTCATTTCAGGAAACATCTGGAGTATACTTTTTTGGTGGAAAGGGTAGGACTGTAAACTCCTCTGCCCTTTCCTTCAACTCCAAACTTGCAGGGGAACTTTGGACCACTTCATGCAATCTCTTTATAAATTCACAGCTTGCGTGCAGggatttatcaaattaaatataaaactactCATCCCTGGGACGGGATATTAGGTGTTGGCCGAGATGTGGACGTAAAGTCTCCATGGTTCCTTGATTGGCTATTGATATTATTGATGTTTTGTCAAATGCAGAATGGTGACTGTTTCGGAGCCTGCGAAAGTTAAGCATATATGGAGGGGAAAGGGGCTAAGAGAGACACAATCCCTTTGCCATATGGTGTAAAAATACCAGCCTTCTTATATGCGGTGATCTCCATGGATAGAGCAAATACGGTATTACTTGGGAGCTCTAGCATTATTCGGAATAAGAACTGCAAAATATTAAGACACGTTCAAAACATGATGATTGCTGCGGGAAACGTCCCTATGAGTTCACggatgttttcattttttgtatcCACAGATCCATGGATCGAAGATCAGGACGCTGTTTGTGATGATTCTTGCAATTTCGTATACCAGTAAAGTAATTGGTTCTtccaaatgaaataaatttgataaagcaattggAATAACTTGGTATATTACTGCACTGTTTTAAGTCAAGCGAACTTAGCTAAGTCAATTGACCTCCTTCAAGCAACAGTTTAATTTTAGAACCTTGTAAGCAAGCAGCTGCTGCAATAAAGGGACTCAAAAATCCCTCCGCCATACCGTAGCAAAGCATTCAACATTGGATTCAACATAAATTAATCCAACAGCTGAGATTtcatatttatcaaaaataggaaaaaaatggataattttatacGCCGGTTAtcttacaaatttaatattcttagGTGGTATTCGGTTTGAAGAAATGGGAGGAAAGGAGAGGAGTGAAATGGAAAGGAAGggagaagaaaagagaggAGGAGaatggaaaaattaaattccatTATTTggtttaacataaaatttcatagggaaaagaattataatttttctggtTGGATAAATTTATCCTTTGACTTAATACTGAACTatcaatgatataaattatattaatataatgtaAACTTCCATCCCAAaaaagtgggaaaaaaatttctgcCAACTATAAATATATGACTAAATTAATAGCAGTGATCAAATAGCAAAGGTCAAGTGTGGGTGCCATAGAACATAACCTTATAAAACTTAAATGCTTCTAAATTTcgacaattaaaaaaattaaaaaaattaaaaattaaatagaaatctAAAGACGGTCTAACGAAAGATAAAATCATAAGTAATAAATATGCAAGTAAATAAACCAATAAAGAGTAAGAAACAAAGCATGCACAcaagataatttatttgttcttcTTAATTGAGGAGGCCAATAAAGATATGAACTTTACTAACCAGAAAACAGAAACACTTGGGCCTACAAGCTGATCACacaaccaccaccaccatctccagtctaaagacTAAAGTAGttgcaataatttttcaacCATCAAAACCAGAAGCTTTAAGCATCAAGCAATAAAAACTAAACAACACTGGTAATCTTGCTCTAATGCACATTATATAACCTCAAGACTTAACAGTAAAGAACACCAAATCTCAATTGAGGCAAACCAGAAACAGAGCTATGGACAaagtgataaaataaaataaaacatcgATATCACATTATCACATTTAACCATTAAGAGAGA contains:
- the LOC102614763 gene encoding GPI mannosyltransferase 1 isoform X1; the protein is MKKSHFCDAEPAPAFSNLPSVSLSQLAMISINIRSLLWLSAIFRAILIVYGEWQDSHMEVRYTDVDYLVFSDAASLMASGDSPYKRTTYRYSPLLAFFLIPNSIIHRSWGKFLFSASDLLVGVFIHSILKLRKVPEDLCMYSAVVWLFNPFTFTIGTRGNCEPIVCAMILWIIICLLKGNVLQAAFWYGLVVHFRIYPIIYVLPIILILDPLFFRSGLKPRLQNWSSRQDKTLRSSNKVTDQYDLWKALKTVFSKERVMFGLVSGAVFLSCTGLFFYLYGWEFLHEALLYHLTRTDPRHNFSIYFYHIYLHYEHEFLMVEKLISFLPQFIVQLVLIFRFAQDLPFCLFMQTVAFVAFNKVVTAQYFVWFFCLLPLILPWSNMKLKWEGLSCILVWIGAQLHWLMWGYLLEFKGKNVFLQLWLAGLLFLAANTFVLIMITCRHTYSPVFQRLEHPTLKNAEKNN
- the LOC102614094 gene encoding uncharacterized protein LOC102614094 isoform X7; the protein is MLLVMKELKAVIHFVCSVEFWRMALLWPVSLLTSHFQLLFQNLFPRKSNPYKRCVPPITGIKRPVCIVTGATSGLGAAAAYALSREGFHVVLVGRSSHLLSETMADITSRNKDACLEAFQVDLSSFQSVLKFKDSLQQWLLDSDMHLSIQLLINNAGILATSSRLTPEGYDQAADPGVVKTNIMREVPSFLSLMAFTVLKLLGLLQSPEKGINSVLDAALAPPETSGVYFFGGKGRTVNSSALSFNSKLAGELWTTSCNLFINSQLACRDLSN
- the LOC102614094 gene encoding uncharacterized protein LOC102614094 isoform X8, giving the protein MADITSRNKDACLEAFQVDLSSFQSVLKFKDSLQQWLLDSDMHLSIQLLINNAGILATSSRLTPEGYDQMMSTNYIGAFFLTKLLLPLLKNSPVPSRIVNVTSFTHRNVFNAQVNNETITGKFFLRSKCYPCARIYEYSKLYLLIFSYELHRNLGLDKSRHVSVIAADPGVVKTNIMREVPSFLSLMAFTVLKLLGLLQSPEKGINSVLDAALAPPETSGVYFFGGKGRTVNSSALSFNSKLAGELWTTSCNLFINSQLACRDLSN
- the LOC102614094 gene encoding uncharacterized protein LOC102614094 isoform X2: MKELKAVIHFVCSVEFWRMALLWPVSLLTSHFQLLFQNLFPRKSNPYKRCVPPITGIKRPVCIVTGATSGLGAAAAYALSREGFHVVLVGRSSHLLSETMADITSRNKDACLEAFQVDLSSFQSVLKFKDSLQQWLLDSDMHLSIQLLINNAGILATSSRLTPEGYDQMMSTNYIGAFFLTKLLLPLLKNSPVPSRIVNVTSFTHRNVFNAQVNNETITGKFFLRSKCYPCARIYEYSKLYLLIFSYELHRNLGLDKSRHVSVIAADPGVVKTNIMREVPSFLSLMAFTVLKLLGLLQSPEKGINSVLDAALAPPETSGVYFFGGKGRTVNSSALSFNSKLAGELWTTSCNLFINSQLACRDLSN
- the LOC102614094 gene encoding uncharacterized protein LOC102614094 isoform X4 — translated: MLLVMKELKAVIHFVCSVEFWRMALLWPVSLLTSHFQLLFQNLFPRKSNPYKRCVPPITGIKRPVCIVTGATSGLGAAAAYALSREGFHVVLVGRSSHLLSETMADITSRNKDACLEAFQVDLSSFQSVLKFKDSLQQWLLDSDMHLSIQLLINNAGILATSSRLTPEGYDQMMSTNYIGAFFLTKLLLPLLKNSPVPSRIVNVTSFTHRNVYLLIFSYELHRNLGLDKSRHVSVIAADPGVVKTNIMREVPSFLSLMAFTVLKLLGLLQSPEKGINSVLDAALAPPETSGVYFFGGKGRTVNSSALSFNSKLAGELWTTSCNLFINSQLACRDLSN
- the LOC102614094 gene encoding uncharacterized protein LOC102614094 isoform X6 → MLFRGKVFTLFSTMADITSRNKDACLEAFQVDLSSFQSVLKFKDSLQQWLLDSDMHLSIQLLINNAGILATSSRLTPEGYDQMMSTNYIGAFFLTKLLLPLLKNSPVPSRIVNVTSFTHRNVFNAQVNNETITGKFFLRSKCYPCARIYEYSKLYLLIFSYELHRNLGLDKSRHVSVIAADPGVVKTNIMREVPSFLSLMAFTVLKLLGLLQSPEKGINSVLDAALAPPETSGVYFFGGKGRTVNSSALSFNSKLAGELWTTSCNLFINSQLACRDLSN
- the LOC102614094 gene encoding uncharacterized protein LOC102614094 isoform X5; this encodes MLLVMKELKAVIHFVCSVEFWRMALLWPVSLLTSHFQLLFQNLFPRKSNPYKRCVPPITGIKRPVCIVTGATSGLGAAAAYALSREGFHVVLVGRSSHLLSETMADITSRNKDACLEAFQVDLSSFQSVLKFKDSLQQWLLDSDMHLSIQLLINNAGILATSSRLTPEGYDQMMSTNYIGAFFLTKLLLPLLKNSPVPSRIVNVTSFTHRNVFNAQVNNETITGKFFLRSKCYPCARIYEYSKLYLLIFSYELHRNLGLDKSRHVSVIAADPGVVKTNIMREVPSFLSLMAFTVLKLLGLLQSPEKGINSVLDAALAPPETSGVYFFGGKEW
- the LOC102614094 gene encoding uncharacterized protein LOC102614094 isoform X3, which encodes MALLWPVSLLTSHFQLLFQNLFPRKSNPYKRCVPPITGIKRPVCIVTGATSGLGAAAAYALSREGFHVVLVGRSSHLLSETMADITSRNKDACLEAFQVDLSSFQSVLKFKDSLQQWLLDSDMHLSIQLLINNAGILATSSRLTPEGYDQMMSTNYIGAFFLTKLLLPLLKNSPVPSRIVNVTSFTHRNVFNAQVNNETITGKFFLRSKCYPCARIYEYSKLYLLIFSYELHRNLGLDKSRHVSVIAADPGVVKTNIMREVPSFLSLMAFTVLKLLGLLQSPEKGINSVLDAALAPPETSGVYFFGGKGRTVNSSALSFNSKLAGELWTTSCNLFINSQLACRDLSN
- the LOC102614763 gene encoding GPI mannosyltransferase 1 isoform X2 yields the protein MKKSHFCDAEPAPAFSNLPSVSLSQLAMISINIRSLLWLSAIFRAILIVYGEWQDSHMEVRYTDVDYLVFSDAASLMASGDSPYKRTTYRYSPLLAFFLIPNSIIHRSWGKFLFSASVVWLFNPFTFTIGTRGNCEPIVCAMILWIIICLLKGNVLQAAFWYGLVVHFRIYPIIYVLPIILILDPLFFRSGLKPRLQNWSSRQDKTLRSSNKVTDQYDLWKALKTVFSKERVMFGLVSGAVFLSCTGLFFYLYGWEFLHEALLYHLTRTDPRHNFSIYFYHIYLHYEHEFLMVEKLISFLPQFIVQLVLIFRFAQDLPFCLFMQTVAFVAFNKVVTAQYFVWFFCLLPLILPWSNMKLKWEGLSCILVWIGAQLHWLMWGYLLEFKGKNVFLQLWLAGLLFLAANTFVLIMITCRHTYSPVFQRLEHPTLKNAEKNN
- the LOC102614094 gene encoding uncharacterized protein LOC102614094 isoform X1, whose amino-acid sequence is MLLVMKELKAVIHFVCSVEFWRMALLWPVSLLTSHFQLLFQNLFPRKSNPYKRCVPPITGIKRPVCIVTGATSGLGAAAAYALSREGFHVVLVGRSSHLLSETMADITSRNKDACLEAFQVDLSSFQSVLKFKDSLQQWLLDSDMHLSIQLLINNAGILATSSRLTPEGYDQMMSTNYIGAFFLTKLLLPLLKNSPVPSRIVNVTSFTHRNVFNAQVNNETITGKFFLRSKCYPCARIYEYSKLYLLIFSYELHRNLGLDKSRHVSVIAADPGVVKTNIMREVPSFLSLMAFTVLKLLGLLQSPEKGINSVLDAALAPPETSGVYFFGGKGRTVNSSALSFNSKLAGELWTTSCNLFINSQLACRDLSN
- the LOC102614763 gene encoding GPI mannosyltransferase 1 isoform X3, whose protein sequence is MKKSHFCDAEPAPAFSNLPSVSLSQLDLLVGVFIHSILKLRKVPEDLCMYSAVVWLFNPFTFTIGTRGNCEPIVCAMILWIIICLLKGNVLQAAFWYGLVVHFRIYPIIYVLPIILILDPLFFRSGLKPRLQNWSSRQDKTLRSSNKVTDQYDLWKALKTVFSKERVMFGLVSGAVFLSCTGLFFYLYGWEFLHEALLYHLTRTDPRHNFSIYFYHIYLHYEHEFLMVEKLISFLPQFIVQLVLIFRFAQDLPFCLFMQTVAFVAFNKVVTAQYFVWFFCLLPLILPWSNMKLKWEGLSCILVWIGAQLHWLMWGYLLEFKGKNVFLQLWLAGLLFLAANTFVLIMITCRHTYSPVFQRLEHPTLKNAEKNN